One genomic region from Nocardia vinacea encodes:
- a CDS encoding oxidoreductase family protein, producing MTGFGPGLSAVDVADIDHDWLHTRLGWRVNHEQPVSAESLLRAGGSTCGVHRVRCGDRSFIYKTAPQGNSVWAQWIRDADAVAREVRSYRLLGEHGPVAELIAPRCYWSTLGVDGRGALALQDLGASGAPDPTALARGLTYPQARAAMRPLAVLHALAANTAADFSVPPHPWLLSASSADLITAIRAGFDDLPRAWEICQPDVGSVAVQRIISGIDVEQELIGAHQGSTLISVCHGDLWAGNLVFTTAGPARPMTARLIDWQFTMWGNPLSDLAVLLMSSLHPAHRQAWQEPLLRHYHQTLIAQSGLAYSFAECLDDFDRAQRFAALVVLATLDGYTAEMTVTERARFAPRVLTALNLVTTAYATGTPSDTDSFEANSRTGAR from the coding sequence ATGACCGGATTCGGCCCGGGCCTCTCCGCCGTGGATGTCGCTGACATCGACCACGATTGGCTGCATACCCGGCTGGGCTGGAGGGTGAACCATGAGCAGCCGGTGTCGGCGGAGTCCCTGCTCCGCGCGGGCGGCTCGACCTGCGGGGTGCATCGCGTCCGCTGCGGTGACCGCTCTTTCATCTACAAGACCGCACCGCAGGGCAACAGTGTGTGGGCCCAGTGGATCCGCGACGCCGACGCAGTCGCGCGGGAAGTGCGCAGCTACCGACTCCTGGGTGAGCACGGGCCGGTTGCTGAGCTGATCGCTCCGCGATGCTATTGGTCGACACTCGGCGTCGACGGGCGTGGGGCGTTGGCGCTGCAAGACCTGGGCGCATCCGGCGCACCCGATCCCACCGCATTGGCTCGGGGGCTGACCTATCCGCAAGCACGGGCCGCGATGCGGCCGCTGGCGGTTCTGCACGCGCTCGCCGCCAACACGGCTGCGGACTTTTCGGTGCCGCCGCATCCGTGGCTGCTTTCCGCGTCCTCCGCCGATCTGATCACCGCCATTCGCGCGGGTTTCGACGATCTGCCCCGCGCATGGGAGATCTGTCAGCCCGATGTCGGATCGGTTGCGGTGCAACGGATCATCTCCGGCATCGACGTGGAACAGGAGTTGATCGGTGCGCATCAAGGCTCGACGTTGATCTCGGTATGCCATGGCGATCTGTGGGCAGGAAATCTCGTCTTCACCACTGCCGGCCCAGCCCGGCCGATGACCGCGCGACTGATCGACTGGCAGTTCACGATGTGGGGCAACCCGCTGTCCGACCTGGCCGTGCTGCTGATGTCGTCGCTGCACCCGGCACACCGGCAGGCTTGGCAGGAACCCCTGCTGCGCCACTACCACCAAACTCTGATCGCGCAATCGGGGCTGGCCTACAGCTTCGCCGAATGCCTCGACGACTTCGACCGAGCCCAGCGGTTCGCAGCGCTCGTCGTGCTGGCAACCCTGGACGGCTATACCGCCGAGATGACCGTCACCGAGCGCGCACGGTTCGCGCCTAGAGTGCTGACCGCCCTGAACCTGGTCACCACCGCATACGCCACCGGAACCCCATCTGACACAGACAGTTTCGAAGCCAACAGTCGAACAGGAGCGAGGTAG
- a CDS encoding FAD-binding oxidoreductase, giving the protein MAKIVEVAVIGAGMFGAAASKYLSREGADVLVIGPGEPVGTGQVSPAAFSAHFDEARICRRLGWDEVWAALDARSLERFRDIETESGIAFFRDCGSLVLLAKSIHHRTTVIVDQCHDEGIPVERLTEPALRAEFPALGLPRLADGVEGLLERTHAGYLNPRKLVAAQLVLTDAAGGRRLRGAVHAISKDRGLWKLQVVHDDGGIDEITAEKVLIATGALTNETGVLPEGRRLTLRAFTEPNLLFELSDSDRDRLQTLPPVVTVDPRDVGDANMSLYMLPPIRYPDGRCYMRIGPGMQPFVQPLRSAAEMIDWYTAQQITARQARFLTDAMETMVPGLRPASARQACCIIEKTATRYPYIGHLDDDDDSLTVAVGGNGHGARGSDEIGRLAANTVLGKPWDCPIPENTFTPVITQTSDCSTQLDGLKPPFGLC; this is encoded by the coding sequence GTGGCGAAGATCGTTGAAGTCGCGGTGATCGGCGCCGGCATGTTCGGGGCAGCGGCCAGCAAATACCTCAGCCGCGAAGGCGCCGACGTCCTCGTCATCGGGCCGGGCGAACCCGTGGGCACGGGGCAAGTCAGCCCAGCCGCGTTCAGCGCCCATTTCGACGAAGCCCGGATCTGCCGACGGCTGGGCTGGGACGAGGTATGGGCGGCGCTGGATGCCCGATCCCTCGAGCGGTTCCGCGACATCGAAACCGAATCCGGCATCGCCTTCTTCCGCGACTGCGGATCACTGGTATTGCTGGCCAAGTCGATTCACCACCGGACCACGGTGATCGTCGACCAATGCCACGACGAAGGGATCCCGGTCGAGCGACTGACCGAACCTGCACTGCGGGCAGAGTTTCCCGCACTCGGACTGCCGCGCCTGGCCGACGGGGTCGAGGGTTTGCTCGAGCGGACGCACGCCGGCTACCTGAACCCGAGAAAACTCGTCGCCGCCCAGCTCGTTCTGACCGACGCTGCCGGGGGCCGACGCCTGCGCGGCGCTGTCCACGCGATCAGCAAGGACCGGGGACTGTGGAAGCTGCAGGTAGTCCACGACGACGGGGGCATCGATGAGATCACTGCCGAGAAGGTGCTTATCGCCACCGGCGCGCTCACCAACGAAACCGGTGTCCTTCCCGAGGGGCGCCGCCTCACGCTTCGCGCGTTCACCGAACCCAACCTGCTGTTCGAACTCAGCGACAGCGATCGTGACCGCTTGCAGACGCTACCGCCGGTAGTGACCGTCGACCCTCGTGATGTCGGTGACGCCAACATGTCGCTGTATATGCTGCCGCCGATCCGATACCCGGACGGCCGCTGCTACATGCGTATCGGGCCCGGCATGCAGCCGTTCGTCCAGCCGCTGCGCTCGGCCGCCGAGATGATCGACTGGTACACCGCCCAGCAGATCACCGCGCGACAAGCCCGGTTCCTCACCGATGCGATGGAAACCATGGTGCCCGGCCTGCGCCCGGCATCGGCGCGGCAGGCCTGCTGCATCATCGAGAAGACCGCCACCCGTTACCCCTATATCGGCCACCTCGACGATGACGATGACAGCCTCACCGTCGCGGTAGGAGGCAACGGGCACGGTGCCCGCGGATCCGACGAGATCGGCCGCCTCGCCGCGAACACCGTCCTGGGAAAGCCCTGGGACTGCCCCATCCCCGAGAACACATTCACTCCCGTCATAACCCAGACGAGTGATTGTTCGACCCAACTCGACGGACTCAAACCACCGTTCGGCCTGTGCTGA
- the purF gene encoding amidophosphoribosyltransferase codes for MDDSAPKESCGVFGLYAPGSPVSHMVYLGLFALQHRGQEAAGIAVSEGDKIWVDKDTGLVSTIFNDYRLQTLRGDLAIGHTRYSTTGSGDWQNSQPVYRQVGKHQFALAHNGNLVNTEPLATELGVPADGIGSDSDLAAELLARELHGGSGDQDELVEAFVRTLPRLSGAYSFVLLSQDAIIGVRDPHGFRPLFLGRLNDGGWALASETPALDVIDAAVVREIQPGEMVVIDGAGVKSLWPFPAEEIVPKFCSFEYVYFARPDGNLRGQNVHRVRQRMGEALARQAPVDADAVVPIPESSVPGAQGYAHESGIPYVDGFVKNRYIGRTFIAPTQQLRRNAVKIKLNPIRENIEGKRLVVVEDSIIRATTLLETMRMLRNSGVAEIHLRVLSPPYKWPCWYGMDTTDQSKLVAAQMSVEEIRTFLGADSLAYLDIDAMLTAISPEDTTGLCTACLTGDYPIPVPSHGVANGRTETRWNLPIEAVIP; via the coding sequence GTGGACGACAGTGCACCCAAGGAATCTTGCGGCGTTTTCGGACTCTATGCCCCCGGCAGCCCCGTCTCTCACATGGTCTATCTCGGCCTGTTCGCCCTGCAGCATCGGGGACAGGAAGCCGCAGGCATAGCGGTCAGCGAGGGCGACAAGATTTGGGTCGACAAGGACACCGGCCTGGTCTCAACCATTTTCAACGACTATCGTTTGCAGACCCTGCGTGGGGACTTGGCGATCGGCCACACCCGTTACAGCACAACAGGTTCCGGCGACTGGCAAAACTCCCAGCCGGTGTACCGGCAAGTCGGCAAACACCAATTCGCGCTGGCCCATAACGGCAACCTCGTCAATACCGAGCCACTCGCTACGGAACTCGGTGTCCCCGCCGATGGAATCGGCAGCGACAGCGATCTCGCGGCCGAGCTGCTGGCACGCGAATTGCATGGCGGCAGCGGTGATCAGGACGAACTCGTCGAGGCATTCGTCCGCACGCTCCCCCGGCTCAGCGGAGCCTATTCCTTCGTGCTCCTGAGCCAGGACGCGATCATCGGTGTGCGTGACCCGCATGGCTTTCGCCCGCTGTTCCTCGGCCGCCTCAATGATGGGGGCTGGGCCCTGGCGTCGGAGACACCGGCGCTCGATGTTATCGACGCCGCTGTCGTTCGTGAGATTCAACCTGGCGAGATGGTTGTCATCGACGGCGCCGGTGTGAAGTCGTTGTGGCCCTTCCCCGCCGAAGAGATCGTGCCGAAATTCTGTTCATTCGAGTATGTGTATTTCGCTCGGCCGGATGGAAATCTGCGGGGCCAGAATGTTCATCGAGTCCGGCAGCGCATGGGCGAAGCCCTGGCACGTCAGGCTCCCGTCGACGCCGACGCCGTGGTCCCGATCCCGGAATCCAGCGTTCCCGGCGCCCAGGGATACGCGCACGAGTCCGGCATCCCGTACGTCGACGGTTTCGTCAAGAACAGATACATCGGCCGAACATTCATCGCCCCCACTCAGCAGCTTCGCCGCAACGCGGTCAAGATCAAGCTGAACCCGATTCGAGAGAACATCGAAGGCAAGCGCCTCGTCGTGGTCGAGGACTCGATCATCCGAGCTACCACACTGCTGGAAACGATGCGCATGCTGCGCAATTCCGGTGTGGCCGAGATCCACCTGCGGGTGCTCTCACCGCCGTACAAATGGCCGTGCTGGTATGGCATGGACACCACCGACCAGTCGAAACTGGTTGCAGCGCAAATGAGTGTCGAGGAGATCAGAACCTTCCTCGGGGCGGACTCCTTGGCGTACTTGGACATCGACGCGATGCTCACCGCCATCAGCCCCGAAGACACAACCGGCCTGTGCACAGCGTGCTTGACCGGCGACTACCCGATTCCCGTGCCGTCGCACGGCGTCGCTAACGGCCGGACCGAGACCCGATGGAATCTGCCGATCGAGGCGGTCATCCCCTAA
- a CDS encoding GNAT family N-acetyltransferase, which yields MPELTPDVVSAERFTQTAQPMIPAPGGLVLRPWSHDDAPAVFEAFQDPMIQRWHVRAAASTDEASSWIQAWNRAWRNAIRAHWAVADSDGRVVGRTSLKHMDLPAGQAEMAYWTMPAARGLAVAPRAVEALTAWAFDGVGFHRLELTHSVHNHASCRVADKTGFGLEGTKASAGLHLDGWHDMHLHARTK from the coding sequence ATGCCTGAACTGACACCCGATGTCGTCAGCGCCGAGCGTTTCACGCAGACCGCTCAACCTATGATTCCGGCTCCCGGCGGCTTGGTTCTGCGGCCGTGGTCGCATGATGACGCACCAGCGGTGTTCGAGGCATTCCAGGACCCGATGATCCAGCGATGGCATGTTCGCGCCGCGGCATCGACAGATGAGGCGAGCAGCTGGATCCAGGCGTGGAATCGTGCATGGCGCAACGCTATCCGGGCTCACTGGGCAGTCGCAGACAGCGACGGTCGCGTTGTCGGGCGGACTTCGCTCAAGCACATGGACTTGCCCGCCGGCCAGGCGGAGATGGCGTACTGGACCATGCCCGCGGCCCGCGGCTTGGCCGTTGCCCCTCGCGCCGTTGAGGCGCTGACCGCCTGGGCCTTCGACGGAGTCGGATTTCACCGGCTCGAGCTGACTCACTCGGTACACAATCACGCCTCCTGCCGTGTCGCCGACAAGACGGGTTTTGGGCTGGAGGGCACGAAAGCAAGCGCCGGGCTGCACCTGGATGGATGGCACGACATGCACTTGCATGCCCGCACGAAATGA
- a CDS encoding N-acetyltransferase yields the protein MRALRIQALRTDGAAFLETLREAAALDAAAWEARIARYSRRGHQVLVVAEDLGNSSWVGMAGAFLDSERDSDEFDLPDPPVAAGDRWAMVWGTYVDPSHRGQGVADGLCAGLYKWAAEEACVDWLGLHVRDSNTQAIQLYDRQGFRVVSLSHHPELGVTSLVMVQPIT from the coding sequence TTGCGTGCCCTGCGGATACAGGCGCTGCGCACTGACGGAGCGGCGTTCCTCGAAACTCTACGGGAAGCTGCAGCATTGGATGCAGCCGCCTGGGAAGCCCGCATAGCCCGCTACAGCCGTCGCGGGCATCAGGTCCTGGTCGTCGCCGAGGATCTGGGCAACTCTTCGTGGGTGGGCATGGCGGGCGCTTTCCTGGATTCCGAGCGTGACAGCGATGAGTTCGATCTCCCGGATCCGCCTGTTGCTGCTGGTGATCGGTGGGCAATGGTGTGGGGCACCTATGTTGATCCGTCGCACCGGGGCCAAGGTGTCGCCGATGGCTTGTGTGCAGGGCTCTACAAGTGGGCCGCTGAGGAAGCCTGCGTCGACTGGCTGGGCCTGCATGTACGCGATTCCAACACCCAAGCGATCCAGCTGTATGACCGCCAGGGGTTTCGCGTTGTTTCGCTCAGCCACCATCCAGAGCTGGGCGTGACCTCCTTGGTCATGGTCCAACCGATTACCTAG